One window of Thermocoleostomius sinensis A174 genomic DNA carries:
- a CDS encoding S10 family peptidase, with amino-acid sequence MSDAPKSAPVRPSSTTDHSLTIGDRTVRYTATAEWQPLFQREKPVAEMFHVSYLVESTEPAQRPLTFVFNGGPGAASAYLHMGALGPKRIAFGPNGSLPKPPVKLVDNAESWLSFTDLVFIDPIGTGFSRSFTPEHSPANNAENVEKSSEKSSSEPDKPKETEFWEVERDLNALGEFIQRFLSRRKRWLSPVFIAGESYGGFRVARLARKLQQDFGVGLSGAILISPALEFSFLDSNDYNLTAWATLLPSFAASAAYHGRAQWAGEPGDLQAHRTAAEQFARKTLIPMLALGDTMPSEERQAAFQQLAGLIGLPVTLVEQQAGRINIERFARELLRDQQRIVGLYDASVTAIDPFPDRLTYQGIDPTLDGLDRLFTGAINSHLRDTLGVETDLTYQLLNLETFKAWKYDLRGDFKQGFIGSVDDLRVGMTLNPHMRVYITHGFFDLVTPYFASNHLADLMKLDPDIRPNLSLKHFPGGHMFYTWDESRQQWFKEMQALYAKAIAY; translated from the coding sequence ATGTCTGATGCTCCTAAATCCGCCCCGGTTCGTCCATCCAGCACCACTGACCATAGCTTAACTATCGGCGATCGGACTGTTCGCTACACCGCCACTGCCGAATGGCAACCCTTGTTCCAACGGGAAAAGCCAGTGGCCGAAATGTTTCATGTGTCTTATCTGGTAGAGTCTACTGAACCTGCGCAACGACCGCTCACCTTTGTTTTCAACGGAGGTCCAGGGGCAGCGTCTGCCTACCTACATATGGGAGCCTTGGGCCCGAAACGTATTGCCTTTGGCCCCAATGGCAGCTTACCAAAACCGCCCGTCAAACTTGTGGACAATGCTGAAAGTTGGCTCAGTTTCACCGATCTTGTCTTTATTGATCCGATCGGTACTGGATTCAGCCGCAGCTTCACGCCAGAGCACTCTCCTGCAAACAATGCTGAGAATGTTGAGAAATCAAGCGAAAAATCGTCTTCGGAGCCAGACAAACCCAAAGAAACTGAATTTTGGGAGGTAGAGCGTGATCTCAACGCCCTCGGAGAGTTCATTCAGCGGTTTCTGTCCCGCCGCAAGCGCTGGCTGTCTCCAGTATTCATTGCCGGGGAAAGCTACGGGGGCTTTCGGGTGGCTAGGTTGGCTCGCAAACTTCAGCAAGATTTTGGAGTGGGGTTATCGGGAGCGATTCTAATTTCTCCAGCGCTGGAGTTTAGTTTTCTCGATAGCAATGATTACAATCTCACGGCTTGGGCAACTCTATTGCCCTCGTTTGCAGCCTCGGCCGCCTATCACGGACGCGCGCAATGGGCCGGAGAACCGGGCGATCTACAGGCGCACAGAACCGCAGCCGAGCAGTTTGCTCGCAAAACCTTAATTCCTATGCTGGCACTGGGCGACACAATGCCATCGGAAGAACGACAAGCCGCATTCCAGCAGTTGGCTGGCTTGATTGGGCTGCCTGTGACCTTAGTTGAGCAACAAGCTGGACGCATTAACATCGAACGATTTGCGCGAGAACTGTTGCGCGATCAACAGCGAATTGTGGGATTGTATGATGCTTCGGTGACAGCGATCGATCCGTTTCCCGATCGGTTGACCTATCAAGGCATTGATCCAACGCTGGACGGGCTAGATCGACTGTTTACTGGGGCCATCAATAGCCACCTACGAGATACACTAGGCGTTGAAACCGACTTGACCTATCAACTGCTCAACTTAGAAACCTTCAAAGCTTGGAAATATGACTTGAGAGGTGATTTCAAGCAGGGATTTATTGGCTCGGTTGATGATTTACGTGTGGGAATGACACTGAATCCGCACATGCGCGTGTATATTACGCACGGCTTTTTTGATTTAGTGACGCCCTACTTCGCGTCCAACCATTTAGCCGACTTGATGAAACTTGATCCAGACATTCGCCCCAACCTCAGCTTAAAACACTTTCCCGGTGGTCATATGTTCTATACCTGGGATGAGTCGCGACAGCAGTGGTTTAAAGAAATGCAAGCGTTGTATGCAAAGGCGATCGCCTATTAA
- the pruA gene encoding L-glutamate gamma-semialdehyde dehydrogenase yields MVTYVSQSQASQNPYEAHTQTIARQLLEASRENRSFFAQMRDQMRWDDKLLGWAMANPGLRVQLFRFIDCLPSLQSKAEIARHLQEYLGDESVELPAALKGLLGFANPDSLPGQAAATTVSTAVETLARKYIAGENIKQVIKAIEQLRKEKMTFTVDLLGEAVVTEVEAQSYLDRYLDLMAQLTEASKRWPVVPQIDQADGEPLPRVQVTMKLTAFYSQFDPLDAKGSQARVTDRIRTLLRRAKELGAAVHFDMEQYVYKDLTISILQELLMEEEFRDRTDLGVTLQAYLRDTEKDLQSWIDWAKRRGKPITVRLVKGAYWDQETIKATQHEWDVPVFSHKSSTDYAFEKLTRMLLEHHEYLYAAIGSHNVRSQALAIAIAKELKIPARRIELQVLYGMADKLAKALVNQGFRVRVYCPYGELIPGMSYLIRRLLENTANTSFLRQNLEERPIEELLAPPVMETVGTGRSELSVQNGRFHNAPDTDYSIVEKRDRAFAAIQTVRQQLGQMYLPLINGEYVNPSEVVESVNPSNPSEVVGKIGLISVEQAEQAIQAAKVAFPAWKKTPVKERANILRKAAELIEERRDELNAWMVLETGKPLGQADPEVSEAIDFCRFYADEMERLDRGVNYDVAGENNRYHYQPRGISVVISPWNFPLAIPTGMTVASLVAGNCTLLKPAETSSVIAAKISEILVEAGIPKGVFQYVPGKGSVAGAHMVKHPDVHLITFTGSQEVGCRIYREAADVQPGQKHLKRVVAEMGGKNAIIVDESADLDQAVQGVVYSAFGYSGQKCSACSRVIVMEPIYDTFVNRLIEATRSLNIGAAENPSTQVGPVIDAAAQNRIKAYIEKGKEEATVALEMPAPDTGYFVGPVIFTDVAPTAKIAQEEIFGPVLAVMKVNTFDQALEIANGTNYALTGGLYSRTPSHIQRAQNEFEVGNLYINRHTTGAIVARQPFGGFKMSGVGSKAGGPDYLLQFLEPRHISENIQRQGFAPIEGAEQ; encoded by the coding sequence CTGCCAGCTGCCCTTAAGGGACTGTTAGGATTTGCCAATCCTGATTCGTTGCCTGGACAGGCCGCTGCCACCACGGTCTCCACCGCTGTTGAGACCTTGGCGCGGAAGTACATTGCTGGAGAAAACATTAAGCAAGTGATCAAGGCGATCGAGCAACTGCGCAAAGAAAAAATGACGTTTACGGTCGATCTGCTGGGTGAAGCGGTGGTGACGGAAGTAGAGGCGCAATCTTACCTCGATCGCTATCTAGACTTAATGGCACAACTCACGGAAGCCTCCAAGCGCTGGCCAGTCGTGCCGCAGATTGACCAAGCCGATGGCGAACCGTTGCCACGGGTGCAAGTAACGATGAAGTTAACGGCTTTCTATTCGCAGTTCGATCCGCTGGATGCTAAAGGCAGTCAGGCACGTGTCACCGATCGCATTCGTACCCTGCTGCGTCGCGCCAAGGAATTAGGAGCCGCTGTTCACTTTGACATGGAGCAGTATGTCTACAAAGATCTGACGATCTCTATCTTGCAAGAGCTATTGATGGAAGAGGAGTTCCGCGATCGCACCGATTTGGGCGTCACCCTACAAGCCTACCTGCGCGATACAGAGAAAGATTTGCAAAGCTGGATTGACTGGGCGAAACGGCGCGGCAAGCCAATCACGGTGCGGCTAGTGAAGGGGGCCTATTGGGATCAAGAAACTATCAAAGCGACGCAGCACGAATGGGATGTGCCCGTGTTCTCACACAAATCGTCTACGGACTATGCCTTCGAGAAACTGACCCGAATGCTGCTAGAGCATCACGAATACTTGTATGCCGCGATCGGGAGCCACAATGTTCGATCGCAAGCCCTAGCCATCGCCATTGCCAAAGAATTGAAGATTCCTGCGCGCCGGATTGAGTTACAGGTGCTTTATGGCATGGCAGACAAACTGGCAAAAGCCCTGGTCAATCAAGGGTTTCGGGTGCGCGTCTATTGTCCCTACGGCGAGCTAATTCCCGGTATGTCCTATTTAATCCGGCGTTTACTAGAGAATACGGCGAACACTTCATTTCTGCGGCAAAATCTAGAAGAACGACCGATCGAGGAATTACTTGCCCCTCCAGTAATGGAAACGGTAGGGACAGGTCGCAGCGAACTATCCGTACAAAACGGACGATTTCACAATGCTCCCGACACAGACTATTCCATCGTCGAGAAGCGCGATCGCGCTTTTGCGGCCATTCAAACTGTGCGGCAGCAGTTGGGTCAGATGTATCTGCCGTTGATCAATGGTGAGTATGTCAACCCGTCAGAGGTTGTAGAGTCGGTGAATCCGTCTAATCCATCCGAGGTTGTGGGTAAAATTGGGCTGATTAGCGTCGAGCAAGCCGAACAAGCTATCCAAGCCGCCAAAGTTGCCTTTCCGGCTTGGAAGAAAACGCCTGTGAAAGAACGAGCGAATATTCTGCGCAAAGCCGCCGAGTTGATAGAGGAACGCCGAGATGAACTCAACGCTTGGATGGTATTGGAAACAGGTAAACCCTTGGGGCAAGCCGATCCGGAAGTATCAGAGGCGATCGACTTCTGCCGCTTCTATGCTGATGAAATGGAACGGCTCGATCGAGGAGTGAACTATGATGTAGCGGGCGAAAATAACCGCTATCATTATCAACCCAGGGGCATTTCAGTGGTGATTTCACCCTGGAACTTTCCTCTTGCTATTCCTACAGGTATGACTGTAGCCTCACTTGTAGCAGGTAACTGTACGTTATTAAAACCTGCTGAAACGTCTTCTGTGATTGCGGCCAAGATCAGCGAAATTTTAGTGGAAGCAGGCATTCCCAAAGGGGTGTTTCAGTACGTTCCTGGAAAAGGTTCTGTTGCAGGTGCGCATATGGTCAAGCATCCGGATGTGCACCTGATCACGTTTACTGGATCGCAGGAAGTGGGTTGCCGCATTTACCGGGAAGCCGCTGATGTTCAACCTGGACAAAAACACCTGAAGCGCGTTGTGGCAGAAATGGGTGGCAAGAATGCCATTATCGTAGACGAAAGTGCCGATCTAGATCAGGCGGTGCAAGGCGTTGTCTATTCAGCGTTTGGCTATAGTGGACAGAAATGCTCGGCTTGTTCGCGGGTGATTGTCATGGAGCCGATCTACGATACCTTTGTGAATCGCTTGATCGAAGCCACCCGATCGCTCAATATTGGAGCCGCTGAAAACCCCAGTACGCAGGTAGGCCCCGTCATTGATGCTGCTGCCCAGAACCGGATCAAAGCCTATATTGAAAAAGGCAAAGAAGAAGCGACCGTCGCACTAGAAATGCCAGCCCCAGATACGGGGTATTTTGTGGGACCTGTGATCTTTACCGATGTGGCTCCCACGGCCAAAATCGCCCAAGAGGAAATTTTTGGCCCAGTGCTGGCGGTGATGAAGGTCAACACATTTGATCAAGCGTTGGAGATTGCCAACGGCACAAACTACGCCCTGACTGGGGGACTGTACTCTCGCACCCCATCGCACATTCAGCGTGCCCAAAACGAGTTCGAGGTGGGCAACCTGTACATCAACCGTCATACCACCGGGGCGATCGTGGCTCGGCAGCCATTTGGCGGCTTCAAAATGTCGGGGGTTGGCTCTAAGGCAGGCGGACCAGATTACCTACTGCAATTTCTAGAACCACGTCACATCAGCGAGAATATCCAGCGACAAGGCTTCGCACCGATTGAAGGAGCCGAGCAATAG
- a CDS encoding iron-siderophore ABC transporter substrate-binding protein, with the protein MTLKPDLILGQQSYVEPIYSQLSHIVPTFVYENASRTPNWRLLFRDIAAVMDKSVEGEQVLNELEQRISQIKDALSKLSKQPKISVIFYWTQDRSTYAIYGKRSFGGSLLEELGLQRPPAQQFDAYSQNVSVELATHADGDIMFLLDYNESEEVEQLLANPLWGQLKAVQNNRVYSVNNIYWYIPGVLAAHAVLDDIERYVLNQ; encoded by the coding sequence GTGACTCTCAAACCCGATTTAATTTTGGGACAGCAGAGTTACGTTGAACCGATTTACAGTCAGCTATCCCACATTGTGCCCACATTTGTTTATGAAAACGCCTCTAGAACTCCAAATTGGCGACTCCTGTTTCGAGACATTGCCGCTGTAATGGACAAGTCAGTTGAAGGTGAACAAGTTCTGAATGAGTTAGAGCAACGCATCAGTCAAATCAAAGACGCTTTGAGCAAACTATCTAAGCAACCCAAAATATCTGTTATTTTTTACTGGACACAAGATCGTAGCACCTACGCCATCTATGGCAAGCGCTCCTTTGGTGGTAGCCTTTTAGAGGAATTAGGATTGCAGCGTCCTCCTGCCCAACAGTTTGATGCTTATTCGCAAAACGTGAGTGTAGAATTAGCCACTCACGCTGACGGTGACATCATGTTTCTCCTTGATTACAACGAATCTGAAGAGGTTGAACAACTGCTTGCCAACCCCCTCTGGGGTCAACTCAAAGCAGTACAAAATAATCGAGTCTATTCAGTGAACAACATTTACTGGTACATTCCGGGTGTACTGGCGGCTCATGCAGTTTTGGATGATATTGAGCGATATGTGTTGAATCAATAA
- a CDS encoding S41 family peptidase: MLQRCLSWVSRGCLRRYSVRSRSVNFWFASFLIAAFAGVLIGISPPRLAAQPSTSAVFEEVWQTVNEKFYDPNFNGVDWSAMRNKYRSQVAQASSPEQAAVVINQMLSELNTSHTRFYTPEEPAYYQLLGVFLPRSTELQKQLTAFLPDGKSIYTDIGIVTEVLNNKVFIKSLLDGSPAMTSRLQIGDEIISVDGQPFHPIRSFADKADQPVTVTIRRSSERDPENITVTPKRFDATTMFLEAQAASTQIIEQDGKAIGYVHIWSYAGDQYHEQLQRDLLYGDLKEADALVLDLREGWGGASTHYLNLYHPRSLNLTSILRNGDRYTSKSAWTKPVVMLVNEGSRSGKEILAYGFQQLQIGPVVGSKTAGAVVAGSPFLMQDGSLLYVAVTDVYLDNGVRLEGVGITPDVEVPVTLEYAQGADPQKEQAIVVAAALVTQ, translated from the coding sequence ATGCTACAACGTTGTCTGTCTTGGGTTTCTCGCGGTTGCTTGCGCCGTTATTCAGTGCGATCGCGATCTGTCAATTTTTGGTTTGCCAGTTTTCTAATTGCGGCGTTTGCTGGAGTGTTGATTGGAATCAGTCCACCCCGACTCGCAGCCCAACCGTCTACCAGTGCGGTGTTTGAGGAAGTTTGGCAAACGGTGAATGAAAAGTTTTATGACCCCAACTTCAATGGCGTCGATTGGTCAGCCATGCGCAACAAGTATCGATCGCAAGTGGCACAAGCTTCGTCTCCAGAACAAGCGGCTGTTGTGATTAACCAAATGCTGTCTGAATTGAATACATCACATACTCGATTCTATACACCAGAAGAACCTGCCTATTACCAACTTCTGGGTGTATTTTTGCCGCGTTCGACTGAACTACAGAAACAACTGACTGCATTTCTCCCAGATGGAAAAAGTATTTATACCGATATTGGAATTGTGACTGAAGTTTTGAATAATAAAGTATTCATTAAATCACTACTCGATGGAAGTCCAGCGATGACATCAAGGCTACAGATTGGCGATGAAATAATTAGTGTCGATGGACAACCCTTTCACCCGATTCGATCGTTTGCTGATAAAGCCGATCAACCAGTCACAGTAACTATTCGACGCTCAAGCGAGCGCGACCCTGAAAACATTACCGTAACCCCCAAACGCTTTGATGCCACAACCATGTTTCTGGAAGCGCAGGCTGCCAGTACTCAAATTATTGAACAAGATGGCAAAGCGATCGGCTATGTACATATTTGGTCCTATGCAGGCGATCAATACCACGAGCAATTGCAACGTGATTTGCTGTATGGTGATCTTAAAGAGGCGGATGCATTGGTACTTGATTTACGCGAAGGTTGGGGAGGAGCCAGCACTCATTATTTGAACCTATATCATCCGCGTAGCCTCAACCTAACGAGCATTCTTCGGAATGGCGATCGCTATACATCTAAGTCGGCTTGGACAAAACCTGTGGTGATGTTGGTCAATGAAGGCAGTCGCAGCGGTAAAGAAATTCTAGCCTATGGCTTTCAGCAGCTTCAAATTGGTCCCGTAGTAGGCAGTAAAACCGCTGGAGCCGTAGTAGCTGGCAGCCCGTTTTTAATGCAAGACGGCAGTTTGTTGTATGTGGCTGTTACAGATGTCTATCTCGACAATGGTGTTCGTCTAGAAGGAGTGGGCATTACGCCGGATGTTGAGGTTCCAGTAACGTTGGAGTATGCCCAAGGGGCAGATCCACAGAAAGAACAGGCGATCGTGGTGGCGGCCGCTCTAGTGACTCAATAA
- the cysK gene encoding cysteine synthase A: MRIAQDITELIGRTPLVQLNRIPQAEGCVGRIVVKLESMNPAASVKDRIGANMIRVAEEAGLIQPGRTVIVEPTSGNTGIALAMVAAAKGYHLVLTMPETMSLERRAMLRAYGAELVLTPGNLGMKGAIVRAVELASGIPNAFMPQQFQNPANPQIHRETTAEEIWQDTDGQVDILIAGVGTGGTITGIAEVLKARKPTFQAIAVEPKNSPVLSGGQPGAHKIQGIGAGFIPDILRPELIDEVIQVADEDAIAYGRRLAREEGVLSGISSGAALCAAIQVAQRPDTANKLIVMIQPSFGERYLSTILFKPEQSSTASDSHSDGHWLEPIDRLPSPL, encoded by the coding sequence ATGCGAATTGCCCAAGATATTACTGAACTCATTGGTCGGACGCCCCTCGTGCAATTGAACCGCATTCCGCAAGCAGAAGGGTGTGTAGGGCGGATTGTGGTGAAGTTGGAGAGTATGAATCCAGCGGCGTCTGTGAAAGATCGCATTGGGGCAAATATGATTCGGGTAGCTGAAGAGGCAGGTCTGATTCAGCCTGGTAGAACGGTGATTGTAGAGCCTACATCAGGGAATACGGGCATTGCCTTGGCCATGGTAGCGGCGGCAAAAGGCTATCATTTGGTGTTGACGATGCCAGAAACGATGAGTTTGGAACGACGCGCCATGCTACGCGCCTATGGAGCCGAGTTGGTGCTTACACCCGGAAACCTAGGTATGAAAGGAGCGATCGTCCGCGCGGTTGAGCTTGCCTCCGGCATTCCCAATGCGTTTATGCCGCAACAGTTTCAGAACCCTGCCAATCCGCAAATTCATCGGGAAACCACCGCCGAGGAAATTTGGCAAGACACAGACGGACAGGTGGATATTTTGATTGCAGGTGTGGGTACGGGAGGGACGATTACAGGAATTGCAGAGGTATTGAAAGCTCGAAAGCCAACCTTTCAGGCGATCGCCGTGGAACCTAAAAATAGCCCTGTTCTCTCAGGAGGACAACCCGGAGCACACAAAATTCAAGGCATCGGCGCGGGCTTTATTCCAGACATTCTTCGCCCAGAGTTGATTGATGAGGTGATTCAGGTAGCCGATGAAGATGCGATTGCCTACGGTCGGCGGTTAGCCCGAGAAGAAGGAGTGTTATCAGGAATTTCGTCCGGAGCCGCCTTATGTGCAGCGATTCAGGTAGCACAACGTCCCGATACTGCGAATAAGCTGATCGTCATGATTCAACCAAGTTTTGGAGAACGCTATCTCAGTACGATTTTGTTTAAACCGGAACAATCTTCTACCGCCAGCGATTCCCATTCAGATGGGCACTGGTTGGAACCAATCGATCGGCTTCCTTCACCGTTATGA
- a CDS encoding ABC transporter substrate-binding protein has translation MKRSFACFTKRMDLRLNRSFYRRQDWIKRCLFLVLTVATIAFISACSFSTKISSSQCNIASTVEPSAEVRIVQHVLGEAAIPIHPQRILALTGTMDLDTLLALGITPIAAGVDPNYHADHGFFPHFQGKANGIQPLSAWPQINSI, from the coding sequence ATGAAACGTTCCTTCGCTTGCTTCACAAAGAGAATGGATTTACGGCTTAATCGTTCCTTTTACCGTCGCCAAGATTGGATAAAGCGATGTCTATTTTTGGTACTTACAGTTGCAACGATCGCTTTCATTTCAGCATGTAGCTTTTCCACAAAAATTAGTTCTTCACAATGCAATATCGCTTCAACCGTAGAGCCATCTGCGGAGGTTCGCATTGTTCAACATGTTTTAGGAGAAGCAGCCATCCCGATTCATCCTCAACGAATTCTGGCGCTGACAGGAACAATGGATTTAGATACGCTTCTGGCTCTAGGAATAACCCCGATCGCCGCAGGCGTTGATCCGAACTATCATGCTGACCATGGATTCTTTCCACATTTCCAAGGAAAAGCGAATGGTATTCAACCACTTTCAGCCTGGCCTCAGATCAATTCAATCTAG
- a CDS encoding CAP domain-containing protein, with amino-acid sequence MATNATFVNQVLELTNQFRAQNGLAPLKLNSELNAAAQAHSQDMAQNDYFSHTGKNGSKPWDRAKVVGYEARSMGENIAAGQTTPEAVVQGWINSPGHRANLLNPNYTELGVGYFYLENDTGSVNYKRYWTQLFGSGDLNPNSSIGSSSPSPSPSTPSAGLNLVGGSSNDSLSGQAGNDTLLGGGGADVLFGAAGNDLLNGGTGDDILNGGAGNDTLIGGRGRDSFKFNSEAAFRTTDLGIDTIVDFTRGTDKIVLDQTTFGAITSNQIAIVANDAGLATSNAAIVYSRGSGKLVFNQNGSAAGFGTGGQFAIVDSDNNAATAPPALTRSDFQIVA; translated from the coding sequence TTGGCAACGAACGCAACATTCGTCAATCAAGTTCTAGAGTTAACCAATCAATTTCGTGCACAGAATGGATTAGCCCCTCTAAAACTGAATAGCGAGTTGAATGCGGCGGCTCAAGCACATTCTCAAGATATGGCGCAAAACGATTACTTCAGCCATACGGGTAAGAATGGCTCCAAACCGTGGGATCGAGCCAAGGTGGTTGGCTATGAAGCTCGCTCGATGGGAGAAAACATTGCGGCAGGTCAAACCACCCCTGAAGCTGTGGTGCAGGGGTGGATCAATAGTCCTGGACACCGTGCCAATCTCCTCAACCCTAACTACACAGAACTGGGAGTTGGCTATTTTTACCTAGAAAATGATACAGGCAGCGTCAATTACAAGCGCTATTGGACACAACTGTTTGGCAGTGGTGACCTCAATCCCAATTCGTCGATCGGGTCGTCATCCCCATCTCCGTCACCATCTACCCCATCTGCTGGGTTGAACTTGGTTGGCGGCAGTAGTAACGATAGCCTGAGTGGTCAAGCTGGCAACGATACGCTGCTGGGGGGTGGCGGTGCTGACGTGTTGTTTGGAGCTGCCGGTAATGACCTGCTTAATGGCGGCACGGGCGATGATATCCTCAACGGTGGGGCCGGTAACGACACGTTGATTGGTGGACGTGGACGCGATTCCTTTAAATTCAATTCCGAGGCGGCATTTCGGACAACCGATTTGGGGATTGACACAATCGTGGATTTTACCCGTGGTACAGACAAAATTGTGCTTGATCAAACTACGTTTGGTGCTATTACCTCAAACCAGATTGCGATCGTTGCTAACGATGCTGGCTTAGCGACTAGCAATGCAGCTATTGTCTACAGCCGTGGTTCCGGAAAGCTCGTCTTTAATCAAAACGGTAGCGCAGCGGGATTTGGCACAGGTGGACAGTTTGCCATTGTCGATAGTGATAACAATGCGGCCACCGCGCCTCCGGCTCTGACACGATCGGATTTCCAGATTGTGGCGTAG
- a CDS encoding TonB-dependent receptor: MPNSNFQLPSYVRADAALFYRRNNWRAAINIRNLFDVEYYETAQRRDTVFPGAPLSVTASLSYTF, from the coding sequence TTGCCCAACAGCAATTTTCAACTTCCTAGTTATGTTCGGGCTGACGCGGCTCTGTTCTATCGCCGCAACAATTGGCGAGCCGCTATCAACATTCGTAACTTATTTGATGTGGAATATTATGAAACAGCCCAAAGACGCGATACTGTTTTCCCGGGTGCACCGTTGAGCGTGACGGCTTCTCTCTCCTATACGTTTTAA
- a CDS encoding TonB-dependent receptor plug domain-containing protein: MRQVSGSVAWMVVLSGSLISALALPGEASTPHQFSSSDLRLLQEGSEGGMTESLLTPPQPSPDRGEKVIPTATTVTEWIAQIEASIIQITGIQVETTAAGLQVVLETVDGALEVPETRSIGNVLLADIPNAVITEAFSQANPIAGIALVSVSQLPGDRVRVAITGTDAPPVAEVRSEAQGLVLAVTLGEAGNVAEDDAIQVVVTGKQDEGYNPSSATTATRTDTPLRDIPASIQVIPQQVIEDQGVNRLSDAVRNNASGVTTSSSYAGTGQGEFIIRGFQQNYNFRNGFRFGKFGYIADLSEVERIEVLRGPASILFGQLQPGGVVNLVTEQPLSDPTYTLQFTGGQFSFYRPELDFSGPLTDDGSLRYRLNAVYQNAGSFRDEVNSERVFVAPVLQWNISENTTLTADFSYLYNDPVFDRSLVALSDGSLPLPINRFLGYPSLDDYAEEQVRASYQLEHRFNENWEIRNAFSFSSILRRVSRIRNWIRFSLCR, encoded by the coding sequence GTGCGGCAAGTTTCGGGTTCGGTGGCGTGGATGGTGGTGTTGTCAGGAAGTTTGATAAGTGCCTTGGCGTTGCCTGGAGAGGCTTCAACTCCACACCAGTTCTCTTCTTCAGACCTCCGTCTTCTGCAAGAGGGGAGCGAGGGGGGTATGACAGAATCCTTGCTCACCCCACCCCAGCCCTCTCCTGATCGAGGGGAGAAAGTCATCCCAACTGCCACAACGGTTACAGAGTGGATTGCCCAAATTGAGGCGTCTATCATTCAGATCACTGGAATCCAAGTTGAGACAACGGCAGCAGGCTTGCAGGTGGTGCTGGAAACGGTGGATGGAGCGTTGGAGGTGCCGGAAACCCGATCGATCGGCAATGTCCTACTGGCAGATATTCCCAATGCGGTGATCACTGAAGCGTTCTCACAAGCGAACCCAATTGCCGGAATTGCGCTGGTAAGTGTCTCCCAATTGCCGGGTGACAGAGTACGCGTTGCCATTACCGGAACGGATGCGCCACCTGTCGCTGAGGTGCGATCGGAAGCACAGGGACTCGTGCTGGCGGTGACACTGGGCGAGGCAGGAAATGTTGCAGAAGACGATGCCATTCAAGTAGTGGTGACGGGGAAGCAAGATGAAGGCTATAACCCATCTAGCGCAACCACCGCAACGCGGACAGATACGCCCCTACGAGATATTCCAGCATCAATTCAAGTGATCCCTCAACAGGTGATCGAAGATCAAGGCGTTAATCGTCTATCGGATGCCGTGCGAAACAATGCTTCAGGTGTAACCACCTCTAGCAGCTACGCTGGAACTGGACAAGGAGAATTTATTATTCGAGGATTCCAGCAAAACTACAACTTTAGAAATGGGTTCCGTTTCGGTAAGTTTGGTTATATTGCCGATCTTTCCGAAGTTGAGCGAATTGAAGTTCTGCGTGGGCCAGCTTCTATTCTATTTGGGCAGCTACAACCGGGTGGTGTGGTCAATTTGGTGACAGAACAACCGTTGAGCGATCCGACTTACACCCTTCAATTTACAGGTGGGCAATTCAGCTTTTACCGTCCAGAACTTGATTTTTCTGGACCGCTGACTGATGACGGGTCGCTGCGCTATCGCCTCAACGCGGTGTATCAAAATGCGGGCAGTTTTCGGGATGAGGTCAACTCAGAACGAGTATTTGTGGCTCCGGTTCTTCAGTGGAATATTAGTGAAAATACAACCCTAACGGCTGATTTTTCCTATTTGTACAATGATCCCGTCTTCGATCGCAGTCTAGTAGCACTCAGCGACGGTTCTTTGCCCCTACCCATCAATCGTTTCTTGGGCTATCCGTCGTTAGATGATTACGCTGAAGAACAAGTGCGAGCCAGCTATCAGCTTGAACATCGCTTTAATGAAAACTGGGAGATCCGCAACGCCTTTTCCTTTTCTTCGATTCTGCGGAGAGTTTCAAGGATTAGGAACTGGATTCGGTTTAGTCTTTGTCGATGA